The DNA window agttatctcatcatagaaggcaattagattagtcaggcatgacttgcccttggtgaatccatgctgactgtttctgatcactttcctctcctcaaagtgctttagaattgatttcttgagaacctgctccacgatttttccagggactgaggtgaggctgactggcctgtagttccccggatcctccttcttccctttttaaaagatgggaatgtaggtgttgtgtgtgtttttataatGTAGGTGTTGTATGTGTCTGGGTGTATCTCTCACCCTACAAGGGATGGATGCTCAGCATTTCAACTGCATCCATTtaccctgcaccctctccctgAGCACAATCTCCCCCCATTGTCTGAACTTCGATCAGTCACCAGTTCAAGTTTCCCACCAGCCCAGTAGTACCCACCAATGGCATCTGATATTGGTCTGAAAAAGAATGGGGTCATGGGTTTTTAAAAGGTCTATGTACCTCCATTTCTCCCAGGGCTGTGACTCTGCAAAAGCATGACAAGAAACCAATGGAAGCAAATGGAAACGTGACCTTGTACTTTAGTAGGCTTTGATACTGACCCCAAATCACACCATGTCATATCAATTTCATTGTAACCTAAGGAAACAGATCAGCTAACATTGTCAAAAGCTGCATTTCCTCCAAGTTTTCATCAGGGCCTCTTTGACCTCTTTATTTCTCAGGCTGTAAATGATGGGATTgaccaggggagtcaggacaGTGTAGAAGACAGAGAGAACTTTCTTGAAGTCACTCAGTGTGTTGGTGGTTGGGAACATATAGACAGTTAGCAGAGTTCCATAAAAAAtggtcaccacaatgaggtgggAAAAGCAGGTgaaaaaggccttttgcctcccggtggtggaagggattctcaggatggtcgCAATGATACAGATGTAGGACATCAAGGTAAATAGAAATGGGAGCAGTGAGAAAATCAAGCTGTGTGTGAAAGCCAACATTTCCATCAGGTGAGGATCATTACAGGAGAGATTTATCAGGGGGATAAGATCGCAAAAGAAATGGTTAATATCATTGAGGCCACAGAAAGTTAACTGTGATATTGAGAACGTTGTTATGCCATTACCTAGGAAGCCACCTATCCAAGAAGCACCTGCGAGCTGGATCCAGGCCCTGCCACTCATACGGGCTGCACAGTGCATTGGATTgcatatcgctaaataccgatcCTAAGACATCACCGATAAGAGAAGGCATTCTGTACCTGccagagaaccaaagaaataATATTGTGTGAGACATCCACTAAATGAAACAGTCCTGTCctcagtcaggagactggccagcatcctgggCAGGAGGGTTGAGGTGTAgaaggtctccaagcaggacaagtttcccaggaagaagtacatgggggtgtgaaggtgctgatgaGTCACAACTAAGGTCACAATGAGGATGTTCCCGTCCACGGTTGCAATGTAGATCACAAGAAATAGCAGGAAAAGAAGGATTTGCAGTTCAGGGAGAGTTCCAAATCCCAAGAGGATGAATTCTGTGAGTGACATTTGATTTCCTTGTTCCAGGCTCACCATGAGGCATGCCTATGGGGAAGAAATTAACTCTGCGATATAAATGAACAACATTCACTCAATAAATGTCAGCATTGTTTTCTTTGTCTCCCTCTTCTGGCTACCGAAAAAATAGCTGAGTTGAGAATAGAAGACAGGGGTGGGGAAATGCCATCTCCCTTGATCCCTGGGACAGATTTCATATCTGAGCAGACTGCCGGTTAAACAAAATGTGAATCTCTCTGGAAACCTGTGTAGTACCTTgacagatgacaccaagcactcAGGTGCTATGGTGTTGGGGCTCAGACACCACCGCACAGAAACACAGATAGATTAGGTAGGTATCGgtccaagtagtaacagatatCACTGCCTGGTGTCTAAAAGTAGAAAAAGTAGGCTGGAGTTCCACGGCTGAAATGGGTCAGAATGTTATATTTGAGGGGAAGCTGCAACACAGAAAGAAACCAAGTAAATAGGGCTGGGAGTTGCAATGGGTGGGCAGCCAACTGCAAGTTAATTGCAGGGGAAATTGGCAGCCTAACTCTATTAGCGTCCTTTGAAAAGGTTCTCCTAAACAGACAGAAACACCTGTCCTTCTCTAGGACAATAGTTCATAGTCCTGCAGTAGGACGCTCCACATACAGAGACTCAGCCAGGTGACCATCTTATGCAAGGAAGAATGAAATTTGAAAAACCCTGCAGTTAGCCCCCAGTGTTGGAAATGTTACTGCTGGTCATACAGTTACCCAATCTCCTTTTAAAGCGAGAATCCACCCATTTTGCTAAAAAATTACCCTCTCTTGCATAAATGATTTctattggaaatttttaagaaatGTTATATTGTCATATTAGTAGAGCAGTGAGGAACCCAAATTTCCATTTCATGGGTAATTCCATGATTTCAGATGATGGTTTTCATgccaattttgactttttttaaaatgcatttatcattaattttatttctagattatttttattttagatgacttgatttttattgttattgcattttatttgtaagttttaaaattattgacattttattttattttatttcatttataaaacaatatctaacaacttttttttcccaaacaAAATTTTGTAGAAATAAATTGGTTTCCATGTAACATTTTGATCTTGATGAATTggtattttctgatggaaaatattCCAAGAGACATTTTTATTAGTTCTACATtttattcttcttttctttacatttggttaaaaaatactaattctctctctctttctgcggCTGTCGTATCTGCCATTTTTTCAAATCTGCCAAATTGGAGACAATTgcttatttcagaaggtggagaaagctactaggggtgAGACTGttgtagatttgattttgacaaatacagaggaactggttgagaatttgaaagtggaaggcagctggggtgaaagtgatcatgaaatgacagagttcatgatcCTAAGTAAAGGTAGGAGGGAAACAATACAATAAAGATAATAGATCTCAAGAAAGGAGACGTTAGCGAACTCAGGGAGTGGGTagataagatcccatgggaagcaagtttaaggggaaaaacagtttaagacaagtggcaatttttcaaagagacattattaatggcacaagagcaaactatcctactgtgtagaaaagataggaagtctggcaagagaccaccctggcttaaccacgAGAGCTTgaatgatctgaaactcagaaAAGAGTCCTaccaaaagtggaaactaggtcaaatgacaaaggatgaatataaacaaataacacaagtacgtagggacaaaatgagaaaggccaaagaacaaaacgagattaaactgTCTggagacataaaaggtaacagGAAAACATTCTTCAAATACACTAGAAGtgagaggaagaccaaggacagggtaggcccgttactcaatgtgtgtggcgggggaacaataacagaaaatgcggaaatggcagaagtgctaaatgacatttttgtttctgttttcacaaAAAAGTTTAGGAGCaactggacatctaacatagtgaacactagtgaaaatgaggtaggatctgaggctaaaataggaaagaacaagttaaaaattacttagacaagttagatgcttcaagtcaccagggcctgatgaaatacatcctagaatactcaaggagctgactgaggagatatctgggCCCTTAGCAATGAGATTTGAAAAGTCaaggaagacgggagagattccggaggactggaaaagggaaaatatagtgccaaccTCTAAAAAGGGGAATAAGTACAAACTGGGGAAGTACAGACCAGTCGTCTTAGCTTCAGTACCCAGAAACATattggagcaaataattaagcaaccaatttgcaaacacctagaagataatgatgtggtaagtaacagtcagcatgtatttgtcaagaacaaatcatgtcaaaccaacctgatagcttttgttgataggataacaagccttgtggatggaggGAAGGGGTAGATTTGGTATATGTTAACTTTAAGAAGGCTTTTGGTGTATGTTAACTTTTAAAAAGGCATCTTATAACTAGGAAAATACAATCTAGCTGGAgatactataaggtggatgcataactggttggaaaacagttcccagagaaTTTCTTCAGCtatgagtggttcacagtcaagctggaagggcatcacAAGTGGGATCCTGCAGAGATTGGTTCAGGGTCtggggttttgttcaatatcttcatcagtgatttagataatggcatagagagtacacttataaagtttgctgatgataccaagctgggaggggttgcaagtgctttggaggatagaatttaaattcaaaatgatctggacaatctggagaaatggtctgaagtaaataggatgaaattcaagaaggacaaatgcaaagtactccacttaggaaggaacaatcagttgcacacatacacaatgggaaaggactgcctaggaaggagtactgcggaaagggatctggagtcatagtggatcacaagctaaatatgagtcaacagtgtaagactgttgcaaaaaaagcaaacatcattctgtgatCAGCAGCTGGAGTCTCTGTTGTCACCTCCTCACTTAGCATATCAGGGACCAGGATCCAGGTTATTCAGTCcatcttctctccccacctcatTGACGTACTTCCATGTTCCCAGTAAATAGAAGTCATATCCCAGAACAGCTACTGAGGTGTCATTGTCATATCAAGTAACGTGCCCTGTGCCTCATACCCTCCGCCAAGTGGGGAAAGTCTTTTCTGATTCATTATACAACCTTCTGTGGGAAGGTGCAGTCTCCCAAGGCACATCTGTTCTGGGGAACATAACAAGCAAGGAAAGGTTTGTCTAAAAATAAACCAACACTATGTCACTAGAGTCAAACTTCTAATCTCAAAGGGAAAGTCCTGAAGAGGGAAGAAACTTCTGATGCTaaaacaaatctctctctttatTGGGTGAATGCTACGTTGACTGTCAAGAAATAACGCATTAACCCTAGAAATAAAATTTACACCTGAGATTTTCAGAGCCACTTAAACGATTTAGACACTGAGTTCCCATCCAGTTCTCttagaaagtttttaaaatctcagcagAGCATTAGCTGATCTTTCATTTTCTGCAATAAAACCTCCTCTTGCCCTTCATTGCAAGCACACGTGTACCCAGTCCCCATCCAATAAGCTCATTCAATCTGTttgggtaacattttaaaaagagcctaagtgatttaggagcctacatcccATTGTACAAAGCGCCTTAGTTACGAAGGCTTACCagcctaaatctcactgaaaggcaatgggatttaggctcctatgtCACTTTTCAAGTTTGCTGaagattttttgaaaatgttacccttatcTCAATGGCTACTGGTCAGTCATATCTAAAACGAGACTTGCTGGCTGCTGCTCAAATAAAATACAGATTCAACAAGGTGTTTTACACAtttaggttgagattttcaaaggctggTAATGTACACAATAAACACCCAACTCCCACGGAATTGCTATGAGAGTTTGGCACCTAACTACATTAGGCTTCTTCAAAAAGCCCAGACCATGGAAGCATGGAGGTTAGAGACCTGGGATTATAAAGTGCAAATAGTTTGTTCCCAAAACCCTGACAAGCTTCAGGGTTACAATGATCTTCAGTGCCACAGAGTTGTACAAATTAGAAAATCTTGTACCAGAACTGTAGGCCTCTAATTGGTCTGTTGGAATGTTTGATAAGCAACTGAACAGTACAGATTCCATCCTATAGAGGACAGTGTTATTTGTTGACactagctgtcaaggttccttccccactttgaactctagggtacagatgtggggacctgcatgaaaacctcctaagcttacttttaccagtttaggttaaaacttccccaaggtacaaactattttaccctttgcccttggacttccactgccaccaccaaactttatctgggttcctgagaaaacgtcgtttggaaacgtctttccccccaaaatcctcccaacccttgcaccccacttcctggggaaggtttggtaaaaatcctcaccaatttgcataggtgaccacagaacccaaacccttggatcttagaacaatgaaaaaagcattcagttcttgaaaagaaacattttaatagaagaaacagtaaaaagaatcacctctgtaaaatcaggatggtagataccttagagggtaatttcattcaaaacatagagaatccctctaggcaaaaccttaagtgacaaaaaagacacacagacaggaatattcattctattcagcacagctattttctcagccatttaaagaaatcataatctaacacatacctagctagattactgactaaattctaagactccattcctgtgctgtccctggcaaaagcatcacccagacagacccagaccctttgtttttctccctcctcccagcttttgaaagtatcttgtctcctcattggtcattttggtcaggtgccagtgaggttacctttagcttcttaaccctttccaggtgaaaggatttttcctctggccaggagggatttaaaggtgattacccttccctttatatttatgacactagccAATTCATGGTCCGATCTGGGTACAGTCAATATAATCGTTTCAGTTATGTGTATTGCAATATATTCTGCAACTTGACTACAAAACTGTGCTTCTTGTCCTGAAGGAAAGGTTTGTTCCAGCCTTTACAGAAGAATACAAATATGCACTTATTTCTGAAAGCAAAACAAACTAGCAGATTGTTATTCCCAGTCCTCTCCTAGCATAATTTGCTCCCTAACCATGTCATAAGGTCTCAGTCCAATGTATCACCAGTGTGAATAATTGTGTGTCCACAAAGCTTTGTTGTTCATAATGCCCAAATGTGGAACATTTGTGGCTCACATCATTGTATTCTGGAAAAAAgaggtttcttttttttgttttgttttttaaataatctccAGCAAAACTATTGAAGACAGCGAGGAAATCCCATTGCCTAACACTTTGAAGGATACATGTCTAAACGGAAAATTGCCTCTAACACAGGGATGGACCAGAATCTTCACAAACTGTGGCTTAAATTTTTAATTCCAAGATTATTGACTCTTAATGACTTAAGCGATATTTTTTAACTGAAGTCATGGATTTAACAATTACTGACTATTTGCCATTCCATATGAACAACTGCCATCTAGAGATCATTAGAAAGGATGCATAAAACATGTGTCACATTAACCTTGACTTTCCCTGATGCCCATTTtccagtatagccgcccctttcCCAGCCTTCTCCCTCTGCTATCCCTAGTATCCATAGTACAGCAGAGctgcccctttcccatccctcactCTCTGCTGCCCGCAGTGCCCCTTTGCCCAGGGGATATTCTGCTTGTGCAGCCGGCACTGAAGTCGATACCGCCATTTTCTCGCTTCTATTTTTAGCGAGCTAGCTGGAGTACAGCTAGAGTGGCTACGTCACAGAAGTTGCCATTCACCCCCCCACCTTCCCACCCCCCGGCTGCAGCGTAGATGCTCCGCAAGTGTCTAAACTGTGAATTAGTCACTCTGGCCTCTCTTTCCATCAGTCGGCTGCTTTTAACTTGGTAGTTTAGAACAGATTATCAGCATTCCATTGTAATGcagaaacaaactagggaaatataggcTAGATGGAggtactgtaaggtgggtgcataactggttggaaaacctttcccagagagtaatcatcaagGGAgtacccccagatctctttccacagtacttcttcctaggcagtcatttcccattttgcatgtgtgcaaatgattgttccttcctaagtggagtactttgcatttgtctttattgaatttcatcctatttacttcagaccatttctccagtttgtccagatcattttaatcctatcctccaaagcacttgcaacccctcccagcttggtattgtccacaaactttataagtgtactctctatgccattatctaaatcattgatgaagatattgaacagaacgggacccagaactgatccttgtggacCGTTATCCTCTTTCCAACATGACTGTggaccactgataattactctttgagaatggttttccaaccagttatgcacccaccttatagtatctccatctaggtttcagagtagcagccgtgttagtctgtattcgcaaaaagaaaaggagtacttgtgtcaccttagagactaacaaatttatttgagcataagctttcgtgagctacagctcacttccatcTAGGTTCtctttctctagtttgtttatgaaaaggtcatgtgaAATGataccaaaagccttactaaagttaaaatataccacatctaccccttcccccagtccacaaggcttgttaccctgtcaacaaaagctatcaggttggtttgacatgatttgtacTTGACAAATGCATGCTGAcggttacttatcacctcattatcttctaggtgtttgcaaattggttgcttaattatttgctccattatgtttccgggtactgaagttaagctgactggtctgcaaTTCCTCAGTTGTCCTtacttccctttttatagatgggcactatatggGCATCCTGTGTTCTGTGGCACAGGTTAGAGGGTTTCCTTTTGCTTTTCTACTCTTTTTGAAGGAATCCTGGGGATGAAATACACTATGAGAAACACCATTTAATTATACAATTTCCTAACATTAGCATTCCATGGTGATGTTTCAACTGCATATTTTTGTAATGAAGGAATCATGTATTTTTATGTGTGAGTGTGTTTATATAAGTCTCTCACCGTACAAGGAATGGATGCTCAGCATTCCAAGTGGGGCCATTATCCCTGCACCCTCTCACTGAGCACAATCGCCCCTCATTGTCTGAACTTAGAGCAGCCACAAGTTCCAACCTCCCACCAGCTCAGTAGTACTCACCTGTGGTATCTTACACAGACCTCTTAAAACCTGTGACCCCATTTTTTAAGAACCTATCTCTCTCCACTTTCTCCTATGGCTGTGACTCTGTAAGAGTATGACAGAAAGCCTAATGAGCTAATGGAACACAACTTTGGACTATACCAGGCTTCAGTTCAGGCACTAAACCAGCCTATGGTATGTCTATTTTATTTTAACCTATGGAAATTGATGGGTTAGTCTCGTCCAAACATGAACTTATGGCTAGCTTTCCTCAGAGCCTCCTTGACCTCTTTGTTTcgcaggctgtagatgaggggattgACCAGGGGAGTCAGGATAGTGTAGATGACTGAGAGAACTTTCTTGAAGTCTCTCAGTGTGTTGGTTGTTGGGAACATATAGGCAAACAATAGAGTTCCATAATACAtggtcaccacaatgaggtgggaggagcaagtggaaaatgccttttgcctcccactggtggaagggattctcaggatggtcaCAATGATGAAGATGTAGGACATCAAGGTAATTAGGAATGGGACCAGTAAGAAAATCAAGCTGAGTGTGAAAGCCAACATTTCCATCAGGTGAGGATCATTACAGGAGAGATTTATCAGGGGAATAGgatcacaaaagaaatggtcaatAACATTGGGGCCACAGAAAGATAACTGGGATATCGGCAATATTATTATGCCAGTACACAGGAAGCCACCTGTCCAAGAGCCACCTATAAACTGGAGGCAAGACCTGCCACTCATACGGGCTGCATAGTGCATTGGATTGCATattgctaaataccgatcatatgACATTACCGATAAGAGAAGGCATTCTGTAATAActagagaagaaaagaaataatacTGGGTGAGACACCCACTATATGAAATAGTTTTTGTCCCACTCAAGAGACCGTCCAGCATGCTGGGCAGGATGGTTGAagtgtagcaggtctccaggcaggacaagttcccaaggaagaagtacatggggttgTGAAGGTGGCGATAAACCACAATAAGCACCAcaatgaggatgttcccagccatGGTTGTAATGTAGATCACTAGAAACAGCAGGAAAAGAAGGATTTGCAGTTCAGGGAGAGTGCCGAatcccaggaggatgaattctGCAATGGACGTTTGATTTCCCTGTTCTGGATTCATCATAGGTTGTGTCTACGGGAAAGAAATTCACTCTGGGATATAAATGAAGAACAGTCACTCAATAAAACATTAGCATTGTTTTCATTATCCCCCAACTAGCTATTGAACAATAGCTAAGTAGAGAGTGGAGGCT is part of the Eretmochelys imbricata isolate rEreImb1 chromosome 14, rEreImb1.hap1, whole genome shotgun sequence genome and encodes:
- the LOC144274019 gene encoding olfactory receptor 11A1-like; the encoded protein is MMNPEQGNQTSIAEFILLGFGTLPELQILLFLLFLVIYITTMAGNILIVVLIVVYRHLHNPMYFFLGNLSCLETCYTSTILPSMLDGLLSGTKTISYSGCLTQYYFFSSLVITECLLLSVMSYDRYLAICNPMHYAARMSGRSCLQFIGGSWTGGFLCTGIIILPISQLSFCGPNVIDHFFCDPIPLINLSCNDPHLMEMLAFTLSLIFLLVPFLITLMSYIFIIVTILRIPSTSGRQKAFSTCSSHLIVVTMYYGTLLFAYMFPTTNTLRDFKKVLSVIYTILTPLVNPLIYSLRNKEVKEALRKASHKFMFGRD